A window of the Cellvibrio sp. pealriver genome harbors these coding sequences:
- a CDS encoding TRZ/ATZ family hydrolase, whose translation MPISTPDTIDLIIKARWIIPVVPENRLLEHCALAIHQGKIIAIVPNDEAERRFTTHETITLDNHVLIPGLINTHGHAAMSLLRGYADDHPLHTWLNDHIWPTENRWVSEEFVRDGTMLAMAEMIKTGTTCFADMYFHPEQAAQACLDAKMRSQISFPIFDFATAGGIDSDDYFSKGLVLHDNLRGNPLVHIAFGPHAPYTVSDEPLRKIAVLAQEMDMPVQIHLHETAFEIEESLKQYGKRPIQRLMDLGLLSPLTQCVHMTQISDNDIATLQQTGAHVIHCPESNLKLASGFCPVNKLLQAGINVAIGTDGAASNNDLDLFSELKTAALLAKAVANDATALSAHAALRMATLNGAKALGLDEKTGSLETGKAADITAIDLSNLSMQPLYNPASQLIYTHSGQCVSHVWVAGKALLSAGQLQTLDEREILGKANWWRKQIATH comes from the coding sequence ATGCCTATCTCAACACCCGACACAATCGACCTGATCATTAAAGCGCGCTGGATTATCCCGGTTGTACCGGAGAATCGCTTGCTAGAGCATTGTGCACTTGCCATTCATCAAGGAAAAATCATTGCGATTGTTCCCAACGATGAAGCCGAGCGCCGGTTCACTACTCATGAAACCATAACATTGGACAATCATGTATTGATACCCGGGCTCATTAATACGCATGGACATGCAGCCATGAGCCTGTTGCGCGGCTATGCAGATGATCACCCCTTACACACCTGGCTTAACGATCATATTTGGCCAACGGAAAATCGCTGGGTTAGCGAAGAGTTTGTGCGGGATGGAACAATGCTAGCAATGGCAGAGATGATCAAAACCGGCACAACTTGCTTTGCTGATATGTATTTCCACCCAGAGCAAGCTGCACAAGCATGCCTGGATGCCAAAATGCGCAGCCAAATCAGTTTCCCTATTTTTGATTTCGCCACCGCAGGCGGCATAGATTCAGATGATTACTTCAGCAAAGGCCTTGTACTGCACGACAACCTACGCGGAAATCCTTTAGTCCATATCGCGTTTGGTCCTCACGCCCCTTATACGGTGTCAGATGAACCGCTACGGAAAATCGCGGTACTCGCACAAGAGATGGATATGCCGGTGCAGATTCATCTGCATGAAACAGCGTTTGAAATAGAGGAATCGCTAAAACAATATGGCAAAAGACCGATACAGCGCTTGATGGATCTCGGGTTGCTCTCGCCGCTCACTCAATGTGTGCATATGACCCAGATTTCTGATAACGATATCGCCACTCTTCAACAAACAGGTGCACACGTCATTCACTGCCCCGAATCAAATTTGAAATTGGCCAGCGGTTTTTGCCCTGTGAACAAACTGCTTCAAGCGGGGATTAATGTTGCAATAGGAACTGATGGTGCCGCCAGCAACAATGATCTGGATTTATTTAGCGAATTAAAAACAGCTGCTCTATTAGCCAAAGCAGTTGCGAATGATGCAACTGCCCTGAGTGCTCACGCTGCACTGCGCATGGCTACCTTGAATGGGGCAAAAGCCCTGGGGCTGGATGAAAAGACTGGAAGTCTTGAGACAGGAAAGGCAGCCGATATTACCGCCATCGATTTAAGCAACTTAAGCATGCAGCCACTTTACAACCCCGCATCACAATTAATTTATACCCACTCAGGGCAATGCGTCAGTCACGTGTGGGTTGCTGGCAAAGCGTTATTATCTGCGGGTCAATTACAAACGTTGGACGAACGCGAAATTTTAGGCAAAGCCAATTGGTGGCGAAAACAAATTGCCACACACTAA
- a CDS encoding ComEA family DNA-binding protein, whose amino-acid sequence MKYVLALFSIVMLSFGSFSLAFAAEPSVVKESTAKEAVVIPQSAVNINTADVQELTKLKGVGEKKAEAIVAWRKANGDFKSVEQLLEVKGIGEATLAANRENIRI is encoded by the coding sequence ATGAAGTACGTTCTCGCATTATTTTCTATTGTTATGTTGTCTTTTGGTTCGTTCTCGCTCGCGTTCGCTGCAGAGCCTTCTGTAGTAAAAGAGTCAACTGCTAAAGAAGCAGTAGTAATCCCTCAATCAGCGGTGAATATTAATACTGCTGACGTTCAAGAGCTGACCAAGCTTAAAGGGGTTGGAGAGAAGAAGGCGGAAGCAATTGTGGCATGGCGCAAGGCAAATGGTGACTTCAAGTCGGTAGAGCAATTGTTGGAGGTTAAAGGGATTGGCGAGGCGACTTTAGCTGCAAATCGTGAAAATATCCGTATTTAA
- the cysN gene encoding sulfate adenylyltransferase subunit CysN, producing MSHQSELIAQDINAYLAQHEQKELLRFLTCGSVDDGKSTLIGRLLHDSKMIYEDQLDAIRSDSVKHGTTGEKIDLALLVDGLQAEREQGITIDVAYRYFSTAKRKFIIADTPGHEQYTRNMATGASTCDLAIILIDARYGVVTQTRRHSYIASLLGIKHIVVAVNKMDLLGFDQTVFEKIKQDYLQFADKLGMSNVMFVPISALDGDNVVNRSERSPWYSGQTLMEIFETVPISGDKNFADFRFPVQYVNRPNLDFRGFCGNVASGVVKVGDEVRVLPSGKTSHVKSIVTYDGELQEAFTGQAITLTLTSEVDVSRGDVLVLAKDAVPQSNHLKAHVVWMAEKAVHAGSEYLFKFASKLVSGAFEKIDYRIDVNTQEHSTVNQLQLNDIAVVDLLLTQPVVADQYSHNRATGAFIVIDRLTNITVGAGMVIEQLDTKASNLPNNYSEFEIELNALIRKHFPHWNAVDLKILLSK from the coding sequence ATGAGTCATCAGTCCGAATTAATTGCGCAAGATATTAATGCGTATCTTGCTCAGCATGAACAAAAAGAATTGTTGCGTTTTTTAACATGTGGCAGTGTCGATGATGGAAAAAGCACGCTGATTGGTCGTCTGCTACATGACTCTAAAATGATTTACGAAGATCAGTTGGATGCTATCCGCTCAGATAGTGTTAAGCATGGCACGACTGGCGAAAAAATAGATTTGGCACTCTTGGTTGATGGTCTTCAAGCAGAGCGCGAACAAGGCATTACTATCGATGTTGCGTACCGTTATTTTTCCACAGCAAAGCGCAAATTTATTATTGCTGATACCCCTGGTCATGAGCAGTACACGCGCAACATGGCGACAGGCGCTTCAACCTGTGATCTCGCAATTATCTTGATTGATGCTCGCTACGGCGTTGTCACTCAAACTCGTCGCCATAGTTATATAGCCTCTTTACTTGGTATTAAGCATATTGTTGTTGCTGTGAACAAAATGGATTTACTTGGTTTTGATCAGACTGTTTTTGAAAAAATTAAGCAGGACTATCTTCAATTCGCAGATAAGTTAGGAATGAGCAATGTTATGTTCGTTCCAATTTCGGCGTTGGATGGCGATAACGTGGTAAACCGCTCAGAGCGATCGCCGTGGTATTCTGGTCAGACCTTGATGGAAATTTTTGAGACTGTGCCAATCTCAGGCGACAAAAATTTTGCCGATTTTCGTTTCCCCGTACAGTATGTGAATCGTCCAAATCTTGATTTTCGTGGTTTTTGTGGAAATGTTGCATCGGGAGTTGTAAAGGTTGGTGATGAGGTTCGGGTATTGCCATCGGGCAAAACTAGCCATGTAAAATCAATTGTGACTTATGATGGTGAATTGCAAGAAGCATTTACGGGCCAAGCAATTACACTCACATTAACATCCGAAGTTGATGTTAGTCGCGGAGATGTGCTTGTACTTGCTAAAGATGCTGTGCCTCAATCTAATCACCTGAAAGCGCATGTTGTATGGATGGCAGAAAAAGCGGTGCACGCAGGCAGTGAATATTTATTTAAGTTTGCCAGTAAATTGGTGAGTGGTGCCTTTGAAAAAATTGATTATCGTATCGATGTAAATACACAAGAGCACTCTACGGTAAATCAGCTGCAATTAAATGATATTGCCGTTGTTGATTTATTACTGACTCAGCCTGTTGTTGCGGATCAGTACAGCCATAACCGTGCTACTGGTGCTTTTATTGTAATTGATAGATTGACTAATATTACGGTTGGTGCAGGTATGGTTATTGAGCAATTGGATACCAAGGCTTCCAATCTGCCTAATAATTACAGTGAGTTTGAAATAGAGTTAAATGCATTGATAAGAAAACATTTCCCGCACTGGAATGCAGTGGATCTCAAAATACTATTGAGTAAGTAA
- the pheA gene encoding prephenate dehydratase, which yields MSSEQAESAKLLELRNKIDAIDEEIGRLISARAECAQQVAEVKKASLPEDAKVLFYRPEREAQVLRKAMERNNGPLSNEEMARLFREIMSACLALENPIKVAYLGPEGTFTQQASLKHFGHSALVMPFAAIDEVFREVEAGAVNYGVVPVENSTEGVVNHTLDNFMGSNLKICGEVELRIHHNLMVSDVTNVNSISRIYSHSQSLAQCRKWLDAHYPKAERIAVSSNAEAAKRLKGEWNAAAIAGSMAADLYGLKIIAEKIEDQPDNSTRFLIIGKQAVPPSGIDKTSIVVATRNEPGALHNLLEPFHRHNIDLTRVETRPSRTGVWNYVFFIDFVGHVDEPLISDLMKEVATRCADLKLLGSYPKAVL from the coding sequence ATGTCATCCGAACAAGCTGAATCTGCAAAGTTACTGGAATTGCGCAACAAAATTGATGCGATTGATGAAGAGATCGGGCGCTTGATTTCTGCGCGTGCTGAATGTGCACAACAGGTTGCCGAGGTTAAAAAGGCAAGCTTGCCAGAAGATGCAAAAGTGTTGTTTTATCGCCCTGAGCGCGAAGCTCAAGTATTACGCAAAGCAATGGAACGCAATAACGGGCCATTGAGCAACGAAGAAATGGCTCGTCTGTTTCGTGAAATTATGTCGGCCTGCCTAGCGTTAGAAAACCCTATAAAAGTTGCCTATCTTGGCCCTGAAGGAACTTTTACCCAACAGGCATCGTTAAAGCACTTCGGGCACTCAGCACTGGTAATGCCATTTGCGGCTATTGATGAGGTTTTTCGTGAGGTTGAGGCTGGTGCAGTAAACTATGGCGTTGTACCTGTAGAAAACTCAACAGAAGGTGTAGTGAATCATACGCTCGATAATTTTATGGGATCAAACCTGAAAATTTGTGGTGAAGTCGAATTGCGCATTCACCATAATTTAATGGTTTCGGATGTTACTAATGTTAATAGTATTTCGCGCATCTATTCGCACTCTCAATCTTTGGCGCAATGCCGTAAGTGGTTGGATGCACATTATCCAAAAGCAGAGCGTATAGCTGTCAGTAGTAATGCAGAAGCTGCCAAGCGCCTCAAGGGAGAATGGAATGCAGCAGCAATTGCTGGCTCAATGGCCGCTGATTTATATGGTTTGAAAATAATTGCAGAAAAAATTGAAGACCAACCAGATAACTCAACACGTTTTCTTATTATAGGCAAGCAAGCTGTCCCACCAAGTGGTATTGATAAAACATCGATTGTTGTTGCAACACGCAATGAGCCCGGTGCCTTACACAATCTACTGGAGCCATTCCATCGTCACAATATTGATTTAACCCGTGTAGAGACAAGACCATCTCGTACTGGTGTTTGGAATTATGTGTTTTTCATTGATTTTGTTGGTCATGTCGATGAGCCTTTAATCAGTGATTTAATGAAAGAGGTCGCCACGCGTTGCGCAGATCTTAAATTACTTGGCTCCTACCCAAAAGCGGTGTTGTAA
- the pyrF gene encoding orotidine-5'-phosphate decarboxylase, with the protein MSTLDPRIVVAMDFDNAEQCLLMAKRLSPRYCRLKVGKELFTACGPKIVEQLMGLGFEIFLDLKFHDIPNTTSKAIKAAAELGVWMVNVHASGGERMMLAARNALEQSTGNRPLLIAVTVLTSMEAIDLSAVGINQNPDEQVMRLAKLTYSCGLDGIVCSAQEARLMRAEFGNDFCLVTPGIRLESSVADDQRRTLTPAAAIAAGSSYLVIGRPITQSLDPVATCQSILQSLV; encoded by the coding sequence ATGTCCACCTTGGATCCCCGTATTGTTGTTGCTATGGACTTTGATAACGCTGAGCAATGTCTTCTGATGGCAAAACGCTTATCTCCTCGGTATTGTCGTTTAAAGGTAGGTAAGGAGCTTTTCACCGCGTGCGGCCCAAAAATTGTTGAGCAATTAATGGGGCTAGGATTTGAAATTTTTCTTGATCTGAAGTTTCACGATATCCCTAATACAACAAGTAAAGCAATAAAAGCGGCAGCTGAATTGGGGGTTTGGATGGTTAACGTACATGCGTCAGGCGGCGAGCGCATGATGCTTGCTGCCCGTAATGCTTTAGAGCAATCAACAGGTAACCGTCCTTTATTGATCGCAGTTACAGTGTTAACCAGTATGGAAGCAATCGATTTATCTGCTGTAGGCATTAATCAGAATCCTGATGAGCAGGTGATGCGTTTGGCAAAATTGACCTATTCATGTGGTCTTGATGGAATTGTCTGCTCTGCGCAGGAGGCAAGGTTGATGCGGGCAGAGTTCGGTAATGACTTTTGTTTGGTGACGCCCGGGATTCGATTAGAGTCTTCTGTTGCTGACGATCAGCGCCGCACATTAACGCCTGCTGCTGCTATCGCTGCAGGGAGTAGTTACCTGGTAATTGGGCGTCCTATTACCCAATCTCTGGATCCTGTCGCTACATGCCAATCCATTCTTCAATCCCTTGTTTGA
- the cysD gene encoding sulfate adenylyltransferase subunit CysD, whose translation MSNYTLTHLKQLEAESIHIIREVAAEFDNPVMLYSIGKDSAVMMHLTMKAFYPGKPPFPLMHVDTTWKFREMIEFRDQRVKELGWDLIVHINQEGVEMGVGPFTHGSAKHTDIMKTQALKQALNKYGFDAAFGGARRDEEKSRAKERVYSFRDKNHRWDPKNQRPELWNIYNGRVDKGESIRVFPLSNWTELDIWQYIHLENIPIVPLYFAAKRPVVERDGVMIMVDDDRMPIGPDDKVEEKMVRFRTLGCYPLTGAVESEATTLPEIIQEMLLTTTSERQGRVIDHDSSGSMEKKKQEGYF comes from the coding sequence ATGTCAAACTATACCTTGACTCATCTCAAGCAGCTCGAAGCTGAGAGTATTCATATCATCCGTGAAGTGGCGGCTGAATTTGATAATCCTGTGATGTTGTATTCTATTGGTAAAGACTCTGCTGTCATGATGCATCTCACCATGAAAGCCTTCTATCCCGGTAAGCCTCCGTTTCCGCTAATGCATGTTGACACAACATGGAAATTCCGTGAAATGATTGAGTTTCGCGATCAGCGTGTAAAAGAGCTCGGCTGGGATTTGATTGTTCATATCAACCAGGAAGGTGTGGAGATGGGCGTTGGTCCTTTTACGCATGGTAGTGCCAAACACACCGACATAATGAAAACCCAGGCGCTCAAGCAAGCGTTAAATAAGTACGGATTTGACGCCGCTTTTGGCGGTGCTCGTCGCGACGAAGAAAAGTCACGTGCAAAAGAACGTGTTTATTCTTTTCGTGATAAAAACCATCGCTGGGACCCAAAAAATCAACGTCCCGAGCTGTGGAATATTTATAACGGTCGCGTAGATAAAGGAGAAAGCATTCGGGTTTTTCCCTTGTCCAACTGGACTGAATTAGATATTTGGCAATACATTCATTTGGAAAATATCCCTATTGTTCCTTTGTACTTTGCAGCCAAGCGTCCTGTTGTGGAGCGCGATGGCGTGATGATCATGGTTGATGATGATCGCATGCCCATCGGACCTGATGATAAAGTTGAGGAAAAGATGGTTCGATTCCGTACATTGGGTTGTTACCCACTGACGGGAGCTGTTGAGTCGGAAGCAACTACGCTACCTGAAATTATTCAGGAAATGTTGCTAACTACAACATCTGAGCGCCAAGGGCGAGTGATTGATCATGACAGTTCCGGTTCAATGGAAAAGAAAAAGCAAGAAGGCTATTTCTAA
- the gyrA gene encoding DNA gyrase subunit A, producing the protein MVEFAKEISPVSIEDELKQSYLDYAMSVIVGRALPDVRDGLKPVHRRVLFAMSELNNDWNKPYKKSARVVGDVIGKYHPHGDSAVYDTIVRMAQPFSLRYMLVDGQGNFGSIDGDNAAAMRYTEIRMAKIAHDLLADLDKETVDFVPNYDGTEQIPAVLPTRIPNLLINGSSGIAVGMATNIPPHNLKEVVQGCLAVVDNPDITIDELMEFIPGPDFPTGAIINGRAGIVEAYRTGRGRVVMRAKADIERDDKSGRETIIVTEIPYQVNKAKLIERIAELVKEKKIEGISELRDESDKDGMRIVIEVKKTESGDVLLNNLFAQTQLQTTFGVNIVALDDGQPKILNLKELLEAFIKHRREVVTRRTVYLLRKARERGHILEGWAVAISSIDEVIELIKRSASPAEAKEGLISRGWDASAMTPFVERAGKDACRPEDLGPEFGIRDGKYYLSAEQAQAILDLRLHRLTGMEHDKILAEYEEKLAQIAEFLEILGNAVRLMEVIREELAQVIADYGDARRTEIIASTLDLTTEDLINEEDRVVTISHGGYAKSQPLADYQAQRRGGMGKSATAVKDEDYVQHLLIASTHDTVLLFTNAGKVYWLKVYMIPVAGRQARGRPVVNLLPLEEGEHITSILPVKSYDDDHFIFMATANGTVKKTALTQFSRPRSVGLRAIELDEGDTLVGTAITNGASDVILFSSSGKAARFRESQVRAMGRTSRGVRGIRLAEGQRVVSMVIPLAGGQVLTVSENGYGKRTEVGEFPAKGRGSQGVIGMQTTERNGQLVGAVQVFDGEEIMLISDQGTMVRTRVDEVSVLSRNTQGVRLIKLKDGERMQGLERIEESADENAKRELANAEGGEIEELPDDVAAEDSVGEESSDE; encoded by the coding sequence ATGGTCGAATTCGCCAAAGAAATTTCACCGGTAAGTATCGAAGACGAACTTAAGCAGTCGTATCTTGATTACGCGATGAGCGTAATTGTCGGACGTGCTTTGCCTGATGTCCGCGATGGATTAAAGCCTGTACACCGTCGTGTGCTCTTCGCAATGAGCGAGCTGAATAACGACTGGAATAAGCCATACAAAAAATCTGCCCGTGTGGTAGGTGACGTAATCGGTAAATATCACCCACACGGTGACTCTGCTGTATACGACACTATTGTCCGTATGGCTCAGCCGTTCTCGCTTCGTTACATGCTGGTGGATGGTCAGGGTAACTTCGGTTCGATTGATGGCGATAACGCTGCAGCTATGCGTTATACCGAAATCCGTATGGCCAAAATCGCCCATGATTTGCTGGCTGATCTCGACAAGGAAACTGTAGATTTCGTGCCTAACTATGACGGCACTGAGCAAATTCCGGCAGTACTGCCTACCCGTATTCCCAACCTGTTAATCAACGGTTCTTCCGGTATTGCCGTAGGTATGGCAACCAACATTCCTCCGCACAATCTAAAGGAAGTGGTGCAGGGTTGTTTGGCGGTTGTTGATAATCCGGACATCACCATTGATGAGTTGATGGAATTTATTCCTGGCCCGGATTTCCCTACAGGTGCCATCATCAATGGCCGTGCTGGAATCGTAGAAGCGTATCGTACGGGGCGTGGCCGTGTAGTGATGCGCGCTAAAGCCGACATTGAGCGCGATGACAAGTCTGGTCGCGAAACCATTATTGTTACTGAAATTCCATACCAGGTTAACAAAGCCAAATTAATTGAGCGCATTGCCGAGCTGGTTAAAGAAAAGAAAATCGAAGGTATCAGCGAATTGCGTGATGAGTCTGACAAAGACGGCATGCGCATTGTTATCGAAGTTAAAAAAACCGAATCGGGCGATGTGCTGCTGAACAATTTGTTCGCGCAAACACAATTACAAACTACGTTCGGTGTAAACATTGTTGCGCTGGATGATGGACAGCCAAAAATTCTGAATTTGAAAGAATTGCTGGAAGCCTTTATCAAGCACCGTCGCGAAGTTGTCACTCGCCGTACTGTGTATTTACTGCGTAAAGCGCGTGAGCGCGGCCATATTCTGGAAGGCTGGGCCGTTGCTATTTCCAGCATCGATGAAGTAATCGAGCTGATCAAACGCTCTGCGTCTCCAGCCGAAGCAAAAGAAGGTTTGATTTCTCGTGGCTGGGATGCGAGTGCAATGACTCCATTCGTTGAGCGCGCAGGTAAAGATGCGTGTCGCCCTGAAGATCTCGGTCCTGAATTCGGCATTCGCGATGGCAAATATTATTTGTCTGCTGAGCAAGCACAGGCCATTCTGGATTTACGTTTGCATCGCCTCACTGGCATGGAACACGACAAAATTCTTGCTGAGTATGAAGAGAAGCTGGCGCAAATCGCTGAATTCTTGGAAATCCTTGGTAATGCAGTGCGTTTGATGGAAGTGATTCGTGAAGAGTTGGCTCAGGTTATTGCTGACTATGGCGATGCGCGCCGCACGGAAATTATTGCTTCTACTTTAGATTTAACCACTGAAGATTTGATTAATGAAGAAGATCGTGTGGTGACTATTTCCCATGGCGGTTACGCGAAGAGCCAACCGCTAGCTGATTATCAGGCGCAACGTCGCGGTGGTATGGGTAAATCTGCAACTGCAGTGAAAGATGAAGATTATGTCCAGCATTTGTTAATTGCCAGTACGCATGACACAGTGTTGTTGTTTACCAACGCCGGTAAAGTGTACTGGTTAAAAGTTTACATGATTCCCGTTGCAGGTCGTCAGGCACGCGGTCGTCCAGTAGTGAATTTGTTACCGTTGGAAGAAGGTGAACACATTACATCGATTCTGCCGGTGAAATCTTACGATGATGATCATTTTATTTTCATGGCGACCGCAAATGGTACTGTGAAGAAAACCGCACTTACGCAATTCTCGCGCCCACGTAGTGTTGGTTTGCGCGCGATTGAATTGGATGAGGGTGATACCTTGGTGGGTACCGCAATTACCAATGGCGCGTCTGATGTGATTCTTTTCTCCAGTTCAGGTAAAGCTGCTCGTTTCCGTGAGTCACAAGTGCGTGCAATGGGGCGTACGTCGCGCGGTGTCCGCGGTATTCGTCTGGCAGAAGGTCAACGTGTGGTCAGTATGGTAATTCCACTGGCTGGTGGGCAGGTGCTGACTGTCAGCGAAAATGGTTACGGCAAACGCACGGAAGTAGGTGAATTCCCAGCTAAAGGTCGCGGTTCGCAGGGTGTTATCGGTATGCAAACTACCGAGCGAAATGGTCAGTTGGTTGGCGCAGTACAGGTATTTGATGGTGAGGAAATTATGTTGATTTCTGACCAGGGAACTATGGTCCGCACTCGTGTCGATGAGGTTTCAGTATTGAGCCGTAACACTCAAGGTGTTCGCTTAATCAAGTTAAAAGATGGTGAACGTATGCAGGGCCTTGAGCGCATTGAAGAAAGCGCTGATGAAAATGCCAAGCGCGAATTGGCCAATGCGGAAGGTGGCGAAATCGAAGAGTTGCCAGATGATGTAGCCGCAGAAGATTCTGTTGGCGAAGAATCTTCTGACGAATAA
- the cmk gene encoding (d)CMP kinase, translated as MKKPVPVVITIDGPSGSGKGTLSQMLARHLGYHLLDSGALYRLVALAAIKKNIDLSNELAVTQVAMGLDVKFSLDESESARILLEGVEVTDAIRAESVSMGASQIAAYPEVRAALLERQRAFAIAPGLVADGRDMGTTVFPEAQTKLFLTASAEARAERRCKQLLAKGISVDIAELIKDIRERDQRDSTRVVSPLKPADSAIIIDSTTMSIEEVFSRMLAAIN; from the coding sequence ATGAAAAAACCTGTACCAGTCGTTATCACAATCGATGGTCCAAGTGGCTCAGGTAAAGGCACTCTTAGTCAGATGCTTGCTCGGCATCTTGGGTACCATTTGCTGGATAGTGGTGCGCTTTACCGCCTTGTTGCACTGGCGGCGATAAAAAAAAATATAGACTTATCGAATGAATTAGCGGTAACTCAGGTTGCAATGGGTCTGGATGTAAAATTTAGCCTCGATGAGAGCGAGTCGGCGCGAATTTTGCTAGAGGGAGTAGAAGTTACAGATGCAATACGTGCTGAGTCAGTCAGTATGGGAGCATCCCAAATAGCTGCTTATCCTGAGGTAAGAGCTGCATTGTTGGAGCGCCAGCGCGCATTTGCTATCGCGCCAGGCCTTGTTGCGGATGGGCGTGATATGGGAACCACTGTTTTTCCTGAGGCGCAGACGAAATTGTTCTTGACCGCAAGTGCGGAAGCGCGCGCTGAGCGCCGCTGCAAGCAATTATTGGCCAAGGGAATATCGGTTGATATTGCTGAGCTAATTAAAGATATTCGTGAGCGAGATCAACGTGATTCGACGAGAGTGGTTTCTCCTTTAAAGCCTGCCGATTCAGCGATAATAATTGATAGTACCACCATGAGCATTGAAGAGGTGTTTTCCCGTATGTTGGCCGCTATCAACTAA
- a CDS encoding prephenate dehydrogenase/arogenate dehydrogenase family protein: MAQPLINKFVVVGIGLIGGSLATGLKARGACAEVIGVARKAETCAEAIARGVVDRACTSLAEIAGELTKGDVIFIAVPTLSVTSVLEEVKSNISSDITITDGASVKGSVREAAQAVFGFVPEQFVLGHPIAGSEKSGVTAANPNLYERHRVILTPLESTARYHFNLVESMWQAVGAEVLSMSVEEHDEVLGATSHLPHVIAYSLVDTLAQDIKNPNIFRYAAGGFRDFTRIASSDPVMWHDIMRANKVAILQSMDLFINNLTRLRSSIENEDSESLLTVFSRAKEARDEFTRLLAARHSVSKED, from the coding sequence ATGGCGCAACCATTAATCAATAAATTTGTTGTTGTTGGGATCGGCTTGATTGGCGGCAGTCTTGCAACAGGTTTGAAAGCGCGGGGTGCCTGTGCTGAAGTGATAGGAGTTGCGCGTAAAGCGGAAACTTGCGCAGAGGCAATAGCTCGTGGTGTGGTTGACAGGGCTTGCACATCACTAGCGGAAATTGCAGGTGAGTTGACTAAGGGCGATGTTATTTTTATTGCTGTGCCCACGCTCTCAGTGACTTCTGTGTTGGAAGAGGTTAAATCGAATATTTCTAGTGATATCACTATTACCGATGGCGCTAGTGTGAAGGGTAGTGTGCGCGAAGCTGCGCAAGCGGTATTTGGATTTGTGCCAGAACAATTTGTGTTAGGTCATCCTATCGCTGGATCAGAGAAAAGTGGTGTAACTGCTGCCAACCCCAATCTCTACGAACGTCACCGCGTTATATTGACTCCTCTGGAATCTACAGCTCGGTATCACTTCAATCTTGTTGAATCCATGTGGCAAGCTGTTGGCGCTGAAGTGCTTTCTATGTCAGTTGAGGAACATGATGAAGTGCTTGGTGCTACATCACATCTCCCGCATGTAATTGCTTATTCGCTGGTTGATACGCTTGCGCAAGATATCAAAAACCCTAACATTTTTCGTTATGCCGCTGGTGGTTTCCGCGATTTCACGCGAATTGCATCAAGCGATCCGGTTATGTGGCATGACATTATGCGCGCAAATAAAGTTGCTATTCTGCAGTCAATGGATTTGTTTATTAATAATCTGACCCGATTACGTAGCAGCATCGAAAATGAAGATAGTGAATCGTTGCTGACCGTTTTTAGTCGGGCAAAAGAAGCGCGTGATGAGTTTACTCGTTTGCTGGCAGCTCGCCATTCCGTTTCGAAAGAAGATTGA